A window of the Danio aesculapii chromosome 10, fDanAes4.1, whole genome shotgun sequence genome harbors these coding sequences:
- the atp6v1b2 gene encoding V-type proton ATPase subunit B, brain isoform, translated as MKALRGMVSGAVSEISSSLTGTKHVAVRENVLAVTRDYISQPRLTYKTVAGVNGPLVILDQVKFPRYAEIVHLTLPDGTKRSGQVLEVTGSKAVVQVFEGTSGIDAKKTTCEFTGDILRTPVSEDMLGRVFNGSGKPIDRGPAVLAEDYLDIMGQPINPQCRIYPEEMIQTGISAIDGMNSIARGQKIPIFSAAGLPHNEIAAQICRQAGLVKKSKDVMDYSEDNFAIVFAAMGVNMETARFFKSDFEENGSMDNVCLFLNLANDPTIERIITPRLALTSAEFLAYQCEKHVLVILTDMSSYAEALREVSAAREEVPGRRGFPGYMYTDLATIYERAGRVEGRNGSITQIPILTMPNDDITHPIPDLTGYITEGQIYVDRQLHNRQIYPPINVLPSLSRLMKSAIGEGMTRKDHSDVSNQLYACYAIGKDVQAMKAVVGEEALTSDDLLYLEFLQKFEKNFIAQGAYENRTVFETLDIGWQLLRIFPKEMLKRIPQSTLAEFYPRDSKH; from the exons ATGAAGGCTCTTAGGGGAATGGTGAGCGGAGCCGTGAGCGAAATATCATCTTCTCTTACTGGGACTAAACACGTCGCCGTTCGGGAAAATGTCCTTGCCGTGACTCGTGACTACATTTCTCAGCCGAGATTAA CATATAAAACTGTGGCTGGTGTTAATGGACCCCTGGTGATTTTGGATCAAGTGAAG TTTCCCAGGTATGCTGAGATCGTCCATCTCACTCTTCCTGATGGCACCAAAAGGAGTGGACAAGTGCTGGAGGTCACCGGCTCCAAAGCTGTGGTTCAG GTGTTTGAAGGAACATCTGGTATTGATGCCAAAAAAACTACGTGCGAATTTACAGGGGACATTTTGCGCACACCTGTGTCCGAGGACATGCTGG GTCGTGTTTTCAATGGATCAGGAAAGCCAATTGATCGAGGACCTGCGGTGCTGGCAGAGGACTACTTAGACATTATGG GGCAGCCAATTAATCCTCAGTGTCGTATTTATCCTGAGGAAATGATCCAAACTGGCATCTCTGCCATTGATGGCATGAACAGTATTGCCAGAGGCCAAAAAATTCCCATTTTCTCTGCAGCTGGTCTACCCCACAATGAG ATTGCTGCACAGATCTGTCGTCAGGCAGGTTTGGTAAAGAAGTCCAAAGATGTGATGGATTACAGTGAGGATAACTTTGCCATTGTGTTTGCTGCCATGGGG GTCAACATGGAGACTGCAAGATTTTTTAAGTCAGACTTTGAAGAGAATGGGTCCATGGACAACGTGTGCCTCTTTTTAAATCTGGCCAATGATCCCAC GATTGAACGTATCATCACCCCTCGCCTTGCACTTACCTCAGCTGAGTTTCTGGCTTACCAGTGTgagaaacacgtgctggtcatATTGACTGACATGAGCTCTTATGCCGAGGCCTTACGAGAG GTGTCTGCTGCTAGAGAGGAAGTTCCTGGTCGACGTGGTTTTCCAGGTTACATGTACACCGATCTGGCTACAATATATGAGAGGGCTGGACGTGTGGAAGGACGCAATGGATCCATCACTCAAATCCCAATTCTCACTATGCCCAATGATG ATATCACTCATCCTATTCCTGATTTAACCGGCTACATCACTGAAGGTCAAATTTATGTGGATAGACAGCTTCATAACAGACAG ATTTATCCTCCTATCAATGTACTACCTTCTTTGTCTCGATTGATGAAATCAGCCATTGGCGAGGGAATGACACGTAAAGACCACTCGGATGTCTCTAATCAGCTT TATGCTTGCTATGCTATTGGGAAAGATGTGCAGGCAATGAAGGCTGTGGTTGGAGAAGAAGCACTGACATCAGATGACTTGTTGTACTTGGAGTTCTTACAGAAATTTGAGAAGAATTTTATCGCCCAGG GTGCATATGAGAACCGGACTGTGTTCGAGACATTGGACATTGGATGGCAGCTCCTGCGAATCTTCCCCAAGGAGATGCTCAAGAGGATTCCTCAGAGCACTCTGGCTGAGTTTTACCCCCGAGACTCCAAACATTAG
- the vsig8a gene encoding V-set and immunoglobulin domain-containing protein 8a isoform X1: protein MNVQNRCCNKRCRKWPCVTRTSLSPLSSFMILNVFILFLTAKVTVAMKVTSSGPQTMQMAQGESVTLDCTYTSGPADTGELDIEWSVISPDTTKKDQMIISYTGGRRYTYGDPALMKGLDFTAPDPGQGDASLSIASLTDSHAGTYQCKVKKAPGVDSRKISLVVMVRPSVPNCWVDGGGGVGEAASLLCRSDEGSAPLLYSWRRESGGAIPADATQNSLTGELLISNLSISHTGVYSCEVSNAVGKESCRLTLQAVKPPNRAGVITGTVVGCLLLIMIVLLIIWLLVFRCNWNRREKEFSNEIREDAPAPESRPTSRVSSFRSGVAYSQVGQVQNEHPTSSNTSYSTAKYDSRFGYAV from the exons ATGAATGTACAAAATCGCTGCTGCAACAAAAG ATGTCGAAAATGGCCTTGCGTTACACGAACAAGCTTGTCCCCGTTGTCCTCATTTATGATATTGAATGTGTTCATCCTGTTTCTCACAGCAA AAGTGACAGTGGCGATGAAAGTGACCTCCAGTGGCCCGCAGACAATGCAAATGGCTCAAGGGGAATCTGTTACACTAGACTGCACCTACACGTCTGGTCCAGCAGACACAGGAGAGCTTGACATTGAGTGGTCAGTCATCAGCCCAGACACCACCAAAAAAGACCAGATG ATCATATCATACACAGGAGGAAGACGATATACTTATGGTGACCCTGCTTTGATGAAAGGTCTGGACTTCACGGCTCCAGATCCTGGTCAAGGAGATGCGTCTCTGTCTATTGCCTCTCTGACTGACAGTCATGCTGGAACATATCAGTGCAAGGTCAAAAAGGCACCAGGGGTCGACAGCCGCAAAATATCACTGGTTGTGATGG TGAGACCGTCTGTGCCGAATTGCTGGGTTGATGGCGGTGGAGGAGTGGGTGAAGCGGCGTCTCTCCTCTGCAGATCAGACGAGGGCTCCGCGCCGCTGCTGTACTCATGGAGGAGAGAGAGCGGAGGAGCGATTCCTGCAGACGCCACTCAGA aTTCCCTCACGGGAGAACTTCTGATCAGTAATCTCTCCATAAGTCACACCGGTGTGTATTCCTGTGAGGTTTCCAACGCTGTAGGGAAAGAAAGCTGCCGACTAACCCTTCAAGCTGTAAAGC CTCCTAATAGAGCAGGAGTGATAACAGGCACTGTCGTTGGCTGTTTACTGCTCATCATGATCGTCCTGCTCATTATCTGGCTCCTCGTCTTCAGATGCAACTGGAATCGACGGGAGAAAGAGTTCTCGAATGAGATTAG AGAAGATGCTCCTGCACCCGAGAGTCGCCCAACCAGCAGAGTCTCCAGCTTCCGCTCAGGTGTGGCCTACAGTCAGGTGGGACAAGTACAAAATGAACATCCAACCTCCAGCAACACCAGCTACAGCACAGCAAAATATGACAGCAGATTTGGTTATGCTGTGTGA
- the vsig8a gene encoding V-set and immunoglobulin domain-containing protein 8a isoform X2: MSKMALRYTNKLVPVVLIYDIECVHPVSHKVTVAMKVTSSGPQTMQMAQGESVTLDCTYTSGPADTGELDIEWSVISPDTTKKDQMIISYTGGRRYTYGDPALMKGLDFTAPDPGQGDASLSIASLTDSHAGTYQCKVKKAPGVDSRKISLVVMVRPSVPNCWVDGGGGVGEAASLLCRSDEGSAPLLYSWRRESGGAIPADATQNSLTGELLISNLSISHTGVYSCEVSNAVGKESCRLTLQAVKPPNRAGVITGTVVGCLLLIMIVLLIIWLLVFRCNWNRREKEFSNEIREDAPAPESRPTSRVSSFRSGVAYSQVGQVQNEHPTSSNTSYSTAKYDSRFGYAV; this comes from the exons ATGTCGAAAATGGCCTTGCGTTACACGAACAAGCTTGTCCCCGTTGTCCTCATTTATGATATTGAATGTGTTCATCCTGTTTCTCACA AAGTGACAGTGGCGATGAAAGTGACCTCCAGTGGCCCGCAGACAATGCAAATGGCTCAAGGGGAATCTGTTACACTAGACTGCACCTACACGTCTGGTCCAGCAGACACAGGAGAGCTTGACATTGAGTGGTCAGTCATCAGCCCAGACACCACCAAAAAAGACCAGATG ATCATATCATACACAGGAGGAAGACGATATACTTATGGTGACCCTGCTTTGATGAAAGGTCTGGACTTCACGGCTCCAGATCCTGGTCAAGGAGATGCGTCTCTGTCTATTGCCTCTCTGACTGACAGTCATGCTGGAACATATCAGTGCAAGGTCAAAAAGGCACCAGGGGTCGACAGCCGCAAAATATCACTGGTTGTGATGG TGAGACCGTCTGTGCCGAATTGCTGGGTTGATGGCGGTGGAGGAGTGGGTGAAGCGGCGTCTCTCCTCTGCAGATCAGACGAGGGCTCCGCGCCGCTGCTGTACTCATGGAGGAGAGAGAGCGGAGGAGCGATTCCTGCAGACGCCACTCAGA aTTCCCTCACGGGAGAACTTCTGATCAGTAATCTCTCCATAAGTCACACCGGTGTGTATTCCTGTGAGGTTTCCAACGCTGTAGGGAAAGAAAGCTGCCGACTAACCCTTCAAGCTGTAAAGC CTCCTAATAGAGCAGGAGTGATAACAGGCACTGTCGTTGGCTGTTTACTGCTCATCATGATCGTCCTGCTCATTATCTGGCTCCTCGTCTTCAGATGCAACTGGAATCGACGGGAGAAAGAGTTCTCGAATGAGATTAG AGAAGATGCTCCTGCACCCGAGAGTCGCCCAACCAGCAGAGTCTCCAGCTTCCGCTCAGGTGTGGCCTACAGTCAGGTGGGACAAGTACAAAATGAACATCCAACCTCCAGCAACACCAGCTACAGCACAGCAAAATATGACAGCAGATTTGGTTATGCTGTGTGA